A single Curtobacterium sp. MCSS17_015 DNA region contains:
- a CDS encoding chloride channel protein produces the protein MPHNGHATPVWVLKLAVVTGLVGVAGGVAGIAVWLALQLIQLVAFGYAFGGHREAADAPSAPNRFLAVLAAGVLTALAWWAIRRWGRPVVGVPAAVAGKRMPSLVTLANAGVQILAVGLGASIGKEVAPRELGAWFAQLLTVRAGLTARQTKVLVACGAAAGLAAVYDVPLGGALFAVEVLLGELTLATALPAFVTSAVAAFVARLVIPDEVLYHVPAMHLSPSLLVWAVVVGPLLGFAGVGFVKATNRLQAVAPTGWKLLVVLPVVFALVGLVAIPFPEVMGNGRALGLAAMNADLDGPTLLGMAPLLALLVLGLLKTVTTAATIGAGAVGGTLTPSIAVGSALGGFLGAAWMLLWPTDGGSLAAFAFVGAAAFLATTMRAPFTALVLVVEFTQEGTDILIPSLLAVSGAVAVGYVLARRRSAQMA, from the coding sequence ATGCCACACAACGGTCACGCCACCCCGGTCTGGGTGCTCAAACTCGCCGTGGTCACGGGGCTCGTCGGTGTCGCCGGCGGGGTCGCCGGGATCGCCGTGTGGCTCGCGCTCCAGCTCATCCAGCTCGTCGCCTTCGGGTACGCCTTCGGCGGGCACCGTGAGGCGGCGGACGCCCCGTCGGCGCCGAACCGGTTCCTCGCGGTCCTGGCCGCCGGCGTCCTGACCGCCCTCGCATGGTGGGCGATCCGTCGCTGGGGTCGCCCGGTCGTCGGCGTCCCGGCCGCGGTCGCGGGCAAGCGGATGCCGTCCCTGGTCACCCTCGCCAACGCCGGCGTGCAGATCCTGGCGGTCGGGCTCGGCGCCTCGATCGGGAAGGAGGTCGCGCCGCGCGAACTCGGCGCCTGGTTCGCCCAGCTGCTCACCGTGCGCGCCGGGTTGACAGCGCGCCAGACGAAGGTCCTGGTGGCCTGTGGTGCTGCCGCCGGCCTCGCGGCGGTCTACGACGTCCCGCTCGGCGGTGCGCTGTTCGCGGTCGAGGTGCTGCTCGGCGAACTCACGCTGGCGACCGCGTTGCCGGCGTTCGTCACGAGTGCCGTCGCAGCCTTCGTCGCCCGGCTCGTGATCCCGGACGAGGTGCTGTACCACGTGCCCGCGATGCACCTCTCGCCGTCGCTGCTCGTCTGGGCGGTCGTCGTCGGACCGCTGCTCGGGTTCGCCGGCGTCGGGTTCGTCAAGGCCACCAACCGGTTGCAGGCCGTCGCCCCGACCGGCTGGAAGCTGCTCGTCGTGCTGCCCGTGGTCTTCGCGCTCGTCGGCCTCGTCGCGATCCCCTTCCCGGAGGTCATGGGCAACGGTCGCGCGCTCGGCCTCGCCGCGATGAACGCCGACCTCGACGGGCCGACGCTGCTCGGGATGGCACCCCTGCTCGCACTCCTCGTCCTCGGACTGTTGAAGACCGTGACGACCGCTGCGACGATCGGCGCCGGCGCCGTCGGTGGCACGCTCACCCCCTCGATCGCGGTCGGATCGGCGCTCGGCGGCTTCCTCGGGGCGGCCTGGATGCTCCTCTGGCCGACCGACGGCGGCAGCCTGGCGGCCTTCGCGTTCGTCGGCGCGGCCGCGTTCCTGGCCACGACCATGCGTGCGCCGTTCACGGCCCTCGTGCTCGTCGTCGAGTTCACGCAGGAGGGCACGGACATCCTCATCCCTTCGCTGCTGGCGGTCAGCGGAGCCGTCGCGGTCGGGTACGTCCTGGCGCGCCGGCGGAGCGCGCAGATGGCGTGA
- a CDS encoding antitoxin, giving the protein MAGFDDITKKAQALLQNGKVQDALKSEKAEGVSDKVFEGVADAVKKATGGKYDDKIDSAREQADKRVGNE; this is encoded by the coding sequence ATGGCAGGGTTCGACGACATCACGAAGAAGGCCCAGGCGCTGCTGCAGAACGGCAAGGTGCAGGACGCGCTGAAGAGCGAGAAGGCCGAAGGCGTCAGCGACAAGGTGTTCGAGGGGGTCGCCGACGCCGTGAAGAAGGCGACCGGCGGCAAGTACGACGACAAGATCGACTCCGCCCGCGAGCAGGCCGACAAGCGCGTCGGGAACGAGTAG
- a CDS encoding magnesium and cobalt transport protein CorA codes for MTVELNTVYVDRIAPTTSPSLDDSFRMLEEHGASACIVLDRPDAEELGDVAVALGLHELAVEDSAEGHQRPKLERYGSTLFAVLKPAVYRDAAEEVEFGEVHAFVGDDFFLAVVQADPRGGRSVPRALQRMSGKPGLVTAGPQAQLWALMDSIVDDYRPVIDGLEEDINQIEGQLFSGEAGVSRRVYELFGEVVDFQRAARPLIRMIEDLHRGAEKYHLPVELQRRFRDVLDHVIRVVERLDTFRQLLQNALTVDSTLAAQKQNDDTKRISGWAAILFAPTLIAAIYGMNFEHMPELSWTWGYPLSIVLMILFAAVLYAVFKVKRWF; via the coding sequence GTGACCGTCGAGCTCAACACCGTGTACGTGGACCGCATCGCCCCGACGACGAGTCCCTCGCTCGACGACAGCTTCCGGATGCTCGAGGAGCACGGCGCCTCGGCCTGCATCGTGCTCGACCGACCCGACGCCGAGGAGCTCGGCGACGTCGCGGTCGCCCTCGGCCTCCACGAGCTCGCGGTCGAGGACTCCGCCGAGGGACACCAGCGACCGAAGCTCGAACGGTATGGCTCGACGCTGTTCGCGGTGCTCAAGCCCGCCGTCTACCGGGACGCCGCCGAGGAGGTCGAGTTCGGGGAGGTGCACGCCTTCGTCGGCGACGACTTCTTCCTGGCCGTCGTGCAGGCCGACCCGCGGGGCGGCCGGTCGGTGCCGCGGGCGCTGCAGCGGATGAGCGGCAAGCCCGGCCTCGTCACGGCCGGGCCACAGGCGCAGCTCTGGGCACTCATGGACTCGATCGTCGACGACTACCGACCGGTCATCGACGGGCTCGAGGAGGACATCAACCAGATCGAGGGGCAGCTCTTCTCGGGCGAGGCCGGAGTCTCCCGCCGTGTCTACGAGCTGTTCGGCGAGGTGGTCGACTTCCAGCGTGCCGCCCGGCCGCTCATCCGGATGATCGAGGACCTGCACCGCGGGGCCGAGAAGTACCACCTGCCCGTCGAGCTCCAGCGCCGGTTCCGGGACGTGCTCGACCACGTCATCCGTGTCGTCGAACGGCTGGACACCTTCCGGCAGCTGCTGCAGAACGCGCTGACGGTCGACTCGACCCTGGCGGCGCAGAAGCAGAACGACGACACGAAGCGGATCTCCGGGTGGGCGGCGATCCTGTTCGCGCCGACGCTCATCGCCGCGATCTACGGGATGAACTTCGAGCACATGCCGGAGCTGTCCTGGACGTGGGGCTACCCGCTGTCGATCGTGCTGATGATCCTGTTCGCCGCGGTCCTCTACGCGGTCTTCAAGGTCAAGCGCTGGTTCTGA
- a CDS encoding tryptophan-rich sensory protein produces the protein MRKVVIAVSAVIAVVGSYIGSGAAGGTPIAEAAGGALSASSTAIAPGGPAFGIWSVVYLGLIAFAVWQFLPREDDQARHDRLAVPATLSLLLNAAWILSVQFGLLWLSEPIILALLGVLAWAFVVLRRTSPSGRIEAVVTDGTFGLYLGWVCVATAANTAAVLTAAGFRGFDLGQDVWGAVVATVAGAVGVLVAVAGRGRITPTLSLGWGLAWVAVARLDGPLVSVPTAVAALVATAVVAIVTLVVRARAGWTAEPAALRTA, from the coding sequence ATGCGGAAGGTCGTGATCGCGGTGAGCGCGGTCATCGCCGTGGTGGGCTCGTACATCGGCTCGGGCGCGGCGGGCGGTACCCCCATCGCCGAGGCGGCGGGAGGTGCGCTCTCGGCGTCGTCGACGGCGATCGCGCCCGGCGGTCCGGCGTTCGGCATCTGGAGCGTCGTCTACCTCGGGCTCATCGCCTTCGCCGTCTGGCAGTTCCTCCCCCGCGAGGACGACCAGGCGCGCCACGACCGCCTCGCCGTGCCCGCGACGCTGTCCCTGCTGCTCAACGCGGCGTGGATCCTGTCCGTGCAGTTCGGGCTCCTCTGGCTGAGCGAGCCGATCATCCTCGCGCTGCTCGGTGTCCTGGCATGGGCCTTCGTGGTGCTCCGCCGCACCTCGCCGTCCGGTCGCATCGAGGCGGTGGTGACGGACGGCACCTTCGGGTTGTACCTGGGCTGGGTCTGCGTCGCGACGGCGGCGAACACGGCGGCGGTCCTGACGGCAGCGGGCTTCCGCGGCTTCGACCTCGGCCAGGACGTCTGGGGCGCGGTGGTCGCGACGGTCGCCGGCGCGGTCGGGGTCCTCGTCGCCGTGGCAGGGCGCGGGCGGATCACCCCGACACTGTCACTCGGCTGGGGTCTGGCGTGGGTCGCGGTGGCCCGCCTGGACGGCCCGCTCGTCTCGGTGCCCACGGCGGTCGCCGCACTCGTCGCCACCGCCGTGGTGGCCATCGTGACGCTCGTGGTCCGTGCCCGCGCGGGCTGGACCGCCGAGCCCGCCGCCCTCCGCACCGCGTAG